The following coding sequences are from one Carassius auratus strain Wakin chromosome 15, ASM336829v1, whole genome shotgun sequence window:
- the LOC113115245 gene encoding uncharacterized protein LOC113115245, whose amino-acid sequence MSSYWVKRRQILKGVERDKQEIAAANDALLAVIPDFDQVNPPVNEHQPGMAPTSHGQTVEEDQPFAVVLQVWLSKGMCYWPPFNLRKKDKGNNLAIRCTPPHSTWEKHNFKFMKGAESWQEAMRYLVCFQTGSSVETMEVDKKRKRISNSKYRPQASSDEEESSLPDAPAVLSFGQPLLSFENIVPCNMVSALPNAPEVALIPENQENVVPSVGFRGQPGFSPEIQTPLHRAKSLSTRHLTGYSPQQFLDERCRARQVLSFTPPAANLPWQHMGENAGGESHRSVIGPWTPLASCVQHEVFSYEDFQRLQNEKQGVMDENQALREENQALRESTARAASDDSGSLQEQVKQVGTMLKTFARTGQSGADQTLML is encoded by the exons ATGTCTAGTTACTGGGTCAAAAGGAGACAAATATTGAAAGGAGTTGAGAGGGACAAACAGGAAATTGCAGCTGCAAACGATGCTCTACTTGCTGTTATTCCTGACTTTGACCAAGTAAATCCTCCTGTTAATGAACATCAACCTGGAATGGCTCCAACAAGCCATGGACAAACTGTAGAGGAGGATCAGCCATTTGCAGTGGTTCTGCAAGTGTGGCTCAGTAAGGGCATGTGCTATTGGCCCCCATTTAACCTCCGCAAAAAAGACAAAGGCAACAATTTAGCCATCCGCTGCACGCCTCCACACAGCACCTGGGAGAAACATAATTTTAAGTTTATGAAGGGAGCAG AATCTTGGCAAGAGGCGATGAGATATTTGGTGTGCTTCCAAACAGGTTCTAGCGTTGAAACGATGGAGGTTgacaagaagagaaagagaatctCAAATTCCAAGTACAGACCCCAGGCCTCTTCTGATGAAGAGGAGTCTAGTCTTCCAGATGCACCAGCAGTGCTGTCGTTTGGACAACCTCTTTTGAGCTTTGAAAACATTGTTCCTTGTAACATGGTTTCAGCGCTGCCCAATGCTCCAGAAGTTGCATTGATTCCAGAAAACCAGGAAAATGTTGTGCCATCTGTAGGCTTCAGAGGTC AACCAGGTTTCTCCCCAGAAATCCAGACTCCACTTCACAGAGCCAAGAGTTTGAGTACAA gACACTTGACTGGTTACTCGCCACAGCAGTTTCTGGATGAAAGGTGTCGAG CTCGTCAAGTACTAAGCTTTACACCCCCAGCAGCAAATTTACCCTGGCAGCATATGGGTGAAAACGCTGGAG GAGAAAGTCATCGTTCTGTAATTGGCCCTTGGACTCCCCTGGCATCTTGTGTACAGCATGAAGTTTTCAGCTATGAAG attTCCAGAGACTCCAGAATGAAAAACAAGGCGTGATGGATGAGAACCAAGCTCTgagggaggagaaccaagctctGAGGGAAAGCACTGCACGAGCAG